One genomic region from Amaranthus tricolor cultivar Red isolate AtriRed21 chromosome 12, ASM2621246v1, whole genome shotgun sequence encodes:
- the LOC130797145 gene encoding uncharacterized protein LOC130797145, translating into MAETIRKVAKETLRVSTGKTKVYKESWWWNEEVKKKIKDKNMRFKELMTCTEEEDRTHKKERYKEAKWAAKKAVAEAKDCAFKAFYQNLETKEVKKYICKLAKARSRHKKNLRTVKFITDEGGRVLLRQEDIKMRWHQYFSQLLNETRGLKENIQKTSDFQRTQDHGSIIDITTAKVGEALK; encoded by the coding sequence ATGGCGGAAACCATTCGAAAGGTGGCAAAAGAGACATTAAGGGTGTCGACGGGGAAAACAAAGGTGTACAAAGAGTCGTGGTGGTGGAACGAAGAAGtgaaaaagaagataaaggacaAAAACATGAGATTCAAGGAGCTCATGACTTGCACGGAGGAGGAGGATAGGACACATAAGAAAGAGAGGTATAAAGAAGCAAAATGGGCGGCAAAGAAAGCAGTAGCGGAGGCAAAAGATTGCGCGTTTAAAGCCTTTTATCAAAACCTTGAGACCAAAGAGGTGAAGAAGTATATTTGTAAGTTGGCAAAAGCAAGATCTAGGCATAAGAAGAACTTAAGGACAGTGAAGTTCATTACGGATGAAGGTGGACGAGTACTCCTTAGACAAGAGGACATTAAGATGAGATGGCATCAATATTTTTCCCAACTGCTCAATGAGACTAGGGGTCTAAAGGAGAATATTCAAAAAACTTCAGACTTCCAAAGAACACAAGATCATGGGTCGATTATTGATATTACCACGGCGAaagtaggagaagctctcaaatAA
- the LOC130797147 gene encoding uncharacterized protein LOC130797147 — MREMKLVFPLGVCSRSQRVIATFFFLFFAYIVIGLLIDLFCDLSVQGGGHRGQRKQDVELRVRTWNIGTLQAKSLELAIELSKYKIQVACVQETRWKRQKASVLKGYKLWYAGLDRKRSGVSILVANDILKQVVEVRRWNDRIMLVRIVVREEVISIISAYRLQVGLDEEVKREFWDNLGDLIDPIPADEKVFIGGDFNRHIGKEAVNYNSVHGGFGYGVRNESGEILLEFALEKELVIENSIFRKKDEHLIMYKSGHATQIDYCLVRKFDRCSCLDCKVVLGTKMPTQHRLLVLMFCMRRKIAEKKIKVRQTIMWGRLKGDMVATVSNKIKKSSYPSILDDANQM, encoded by the exons ATGAGGGAGATGAAATTAGTTTTTCCTTTAGGTG tTTGCTCTCGCTCTCAGAGAGTAATTGCAAcgtttttcttcttattttttgCTTATATTGTTATTGGATTAttgattgatttgttttgtGATCTGTCT GTCCAAGGAGGGGGGCATAGGGGGCAACGTAAGCAGGATGTGGAACTAAGAGTGAGGACTTGGAACATAGGCACATTACAAGCCAAGTCGTTGGAGTTGGCGATTGAACTTTCTAAATACAAGATTCAAGTGGCTTGCGTTCAGGAAACTAGGTGGAAGAGACAAAAAGCAAGCGTTTTAAAAGGTTATAAGCTATGGTATGCAGGTTTGGATAGAAAGCGAAGTGGAGTCAGTATTCTTGTAGCTAATGATATCCTAAAGCAAGTGGTAGAAGTTAGGAGGTGGAATGATAGGATTATGCTAGTTAGAATAGTAGTGAGAGAAGAGGTCATATCGATTATTAGTGCGTATCGGCTGCAAGTTGGGCTAGATGAGGAAGTCAAACGTGAGTTTTGGGATAACCTAGGTGACCTTATAGATCCCATCCCTGCCGATGAAAAAGTTTTTATAGGTGGAGACTTCAATAGACACATAGGTAAGGAGGCAGTTAACTATAACTCAGTTCATGGAGGGTTTGGTTATGGTGTAAGGAACGAGAGTGGAGAGATCTTGCTTGAGTTTGCGTTAGAAAAGGAGTTGGTTATAGAAAACtcgatctttagaaagaaagatgagcaCTTGATTATGTACAAAAGTGGGCATGCAACCCAAATTGACTACTGTTTAGTACGGAAGTTTGATCGGTGCTCGTGTCTGGACTGTAAGGTCGTGCTAGGTACAAAGATGCCCACCCAACATAGGTTATTAGTACTAATGTTTTGTATGAGGAGAAAGATTGCcgaaaagaagataaaggtcAGGCAAACGATCATGTGGGGAAGACTTAAAGGGGATATGGTCGCAACCGTGTCAAACAAGATCAAGAAGTCGAGCTACCCAAGTATATTAGACGATGCAAATCAAATGTAG
- the LOC130797148 gene encoding uncharacterized protein LOC130797148 → MENVSPSIDDFYSYYTSAPTSPRKYNYLDGFLFLSMPTSPTRNRVGFESGSITPEMSDSFSPYVDNFEFEGSKRFDPYENRFGTSRDLSIAYADELFCDGKMLPLRPPPRAQCTRPNKGNNSTASSSGGRGSKLKVPFLRQRSLWNDGYDPFLDALNKVKEGNDMVSQHRKKAQLRRSKSLSPFRRPNGSTTWKSTHIHNKMGLSPRKDVLGPLNPIVFRPIKETKEEMGNFESLESRKQRIKKFLLKNSSFGKEVNREKREHKTPLLLRKLYTSQRSCSIIRISREMKSLMKHRARFFYCLAKRFGIKSSKK, encoded by the coding sequence ATGGAAAATGTATCTCCAAGTATAGatgatttctattcatactACACAAGTGCACCAACTAGTCCTAGGAAATATAATTATCTAGATGGCTTCTTATTTCTTAGTATGCCAACTAGCCCTACAAGGAAtcgggtcggatttgaatcCGGGTCAATTACACCCGAGATGTCCGATAGCTTCTCTCCTTATGTCGATAACTTTGAATTCGAAGGGAGCAAGAGGTTTGATCCCTATGAAAATCGGTTTGGAACGAGTCGGGATCTTTCTATAGCGTATGCTGATGAGTTGTTTTGTGATGGAAAAATGCTTCCCTTAAGACCCCCACCACGGGCCCAATGCACGAGGCCCAATAAAGGGAACAATTCGACTGCATCATCCTCTGGGGGTCGAGGGTCGAAACTCAAGGTGCCATTCTTGAGGCAAAGGAGCTTGTGGAATGATGGGTATGATCCCTTCTTAGATGCATTAAACAAGGTTAAGGAAGGTAATGATATGGTAAGTCAACATAGAAAGAAGGCCCAACTAAGACGGTCCAAATCCCTATCACCATTTAGAAGGCCCAATGGGTCAACGACATGGAAGAGTACTCACATACATAACAAAATGGGCTTGAGTCCAAGAAAAGATGTTTTAGGCCCATTAAATCCTATTGTTTTTAGGCCCATTAAGGAGACTAAAGAGGAAATGGGAAATTTTGAATCCTTGGAGTCTAGGAAGCAAAGGATCAAGAAATTCTTATTGAAGAACTCATCCTTTGGGAAAGAAGTAAATAGAGAAAAGAGAGAACATAAAACTCCATTGTTGCTAAGGAAATTGTACACTTCACAAAGATCTTGTTCGATTATTAGGATTTCTAGAGAAATGAAGAGTTTGATGAAACATAGAGCTAGGTTTTTCTATTGCTTGGCCAAGCGCTTTGGTATCAAAAGCTCAAAAAAATGA